From Sinorhizobium sp. B11:
GGACGACATCCGCCCGCTGGGGCGCCAAAAACCTCGGAGAGAAGAATGAAGAAAGTCCTCGTACTCGCATTGATCGGCCTTTCGATCGCAAGCTGCACACCCACGCAACAAGGTGCCGGCATCGGCGCAGCGTCTGGTGCCGTTATCGGCGGCGTGGTCACCGGCGACGTGCGCGGCGCGGCAGTCGGCGCAGCAATCGGCGGCGTTTCAGGCGCATTGATCGGCAGGGTCGCAGAGCAGCCCGGCCAATGCTACTATCGAGATCGGTATGGTCGCCGCTACATCGATGATTGCCGCTGAGATCTGCAATCAGAATGGGAAAAATGGAAATCCCGGACCCTCGTCCGGGATTTTTTTGTACTAAATTAGTGCGCCAACAGTTTAAATCGGTACACGTGGCGCGATTTTGCCGCTAAGCTTGTTATCGGCTGGGCAACGCAGAGCTTCATTTTAATGTAACCAAAAAGCGGCGGATGCGGATTAGAGGGACGGGCCTGAGAACGGGTATTGCGTATCGAGCAGGCGCCATGGTGGTGGTCGCAGCGGCGGCTGCATTTTCACCAGTTCTCGTGGGCAATGCTTACGCATTCAAGCTTTTCGGCATCACCATATTCGGCAAGGACGAGGACGAAAACCTGCAGGTCCCCGATCCGGTGCGCTATGACATCGACCTTGAGACCGGCACAGCTGATAGCGACCTGAAAGAGGCGCTGGAAAACAGCTCTCGCCTTGTCGGTGACAAGAGCAGGCCGGTTTCAGGCGATCTTGGCATTGTCGTCAAAGCCCGTGACGACCGCGAGAGGCTGATCGCGACACTTTACGAAAAGGCGCGTTACGGCGGCGTTGTGACGATCACCATCGATGGCCGCAACATAGACGATCTCCCGCCCAACCCGACTTTTGATCGCTCGAAGCCGGTTCCGGTCAAAGTGGATATAGCCCCTGGTCCGGTCTTCACCGTGGATGAGGTCCAATTCGGCGGCGATGCTGCGCACCGCAATCCCGCCGATTACGATCTCGCACCGGGCGAGCAAGCCGGCTCGCTCGCCATCATCAAGGCTGGCGATACGATCGTCGACCAGTTGAAGAGCGAAGGAAGGCCCTTTGCCAAGCTGACCGAGCGGCGCGTGGTCGCCGACCACAGCAAGAACACCGTCGATATCGTTCTCGCTGCCGAAGGTGGTCCGGTTGCTCCGATCGGCGACGTCGGCGTGACCGGGGAGGAAAGGGTCAAGCCGGAATTCATCCAGCGCTACTCCCGTCTGCAGAAGGGCGAAGCCTATTCGCCGGAGGCGCTGAGGAAGGCAGGCGAGCGCCTGCGCGCGCTTGGCGTGTTCTCCAGCGTGACGATCCACGAAAGCGACGCACTGGCTTCCGATGGTACCTTGCCCATGACAATCGAGGTTTCCGAAGGAAAGCGGCGCTACCTCGGCATCGGCGCGCAATATTCGACGATCGACGGTTTCGGGGTCAACGGCTACTGGGGCCATCGCAACCTGTTCGGCGGGGCCGAATCGCTGCGCATCGAAGGCGCCGTCTCGCGCCTTGGCGAAGCGTCCGACCTCGGCGATCTCGATTACTCCGCCGGCATCCTCTTCACGAAACCGGGCTTCATCCATCCGTCCGCCACGCTGAAGGCCGGCATCGTCGCCAAGACGCAGAATCCGGATGCCTATAATGCAAAGCTTATCACCGCCTCGCTTGGCCTCTCTTATGAATTGACGGATCAGGACACCATCTCGGCAGCCGGCGAGGTGAGCTTCGAGAATGACGACGACGCTTTCGGCAACAACAATTATCTGACCTTCACGCTGCCGATCACCTATGATCGCGATGCCCGTGATGACAAATTCAATCCGACCGGGGGCTATCACGCCACGCTGTCGGCAAAGCCGGGCTATGAGTTCATGAACGGCACGGTCTATTCGGCCTTCGAGGGCTCGATATCAGGCTATCTCGGTCTCGGTGCCGAAGACGGCGTCGTACTTGCCGGCAAGCTTGCAGCCGGCACGCTGATCGGCGGCGACGGCGTTCAGGATATTCCCGCCACCCAGCGTTTCTTCGCCGGCGGTGGCGGTTCCGTGCGTGGTTACGGTTATCAGGAAATCTCGCCCTACAACGAAAACGACGAGGCGACTGGCGGCCGCTCCTATGTAATCGGCTCCTTCGAAGCGCGCATCAGGATTACCGATACGATCGGCGTCGTGCCCTTTATCGATGTCGGCACGGTTTCGGACAGTATTGCGCCTGATTTTTCCGATATCAGGGCCGGTGCGGGCGCCGGTATCCGCTATGCAACGCCTTTCGGTCCCCTTCGGCTTGATTTTGCCGTACCGCTGAACAAGTACGACGGTGGAACTGAATATGGAATTTATGCCGGCATAGGCCAGTCATTCTAGAAATGATGGAGTATTTCCGTGACCGGAAACGGGAATGCCTTTGGAATGCCGATTTCGCAGTGTTTTCCGACCTGTGAGCTGTCATGAAAACGGGATAGTGTCCGCTCTTATGCAAATGTTGGCGAAAATCATGAACTGGATAATGCGGCTCGTCGGCTACGGCCTTGGCGCCGTGCTCATCCTTGCCGTCATTGCTCTGGCGATTTTCGGCTTCACCTCATTCGGCGCCCGCATCATCACCGAAAATGTCGCTTCGGCACTTTCCAACCGCGATATGACGATCTCGGTACGCGAGCCCGAGGGCCTGCTGACCGGTGGACTGCGCGCTGCCGAGATTACCCTCTCGGACACGCGCGGCACATTCGCAGAAGTCCGTGGTATTGCCATCGACTGGAATCCCCTAGCGCTGCTGACCGGAACATTCAGCGCCAAACAGGTCTCCGTTGCCTCTATCGATGTGCGCCGTAAACCGGTACGCACCTTGCCTTCCAGACCGGCGCCCCCGGAGGAACAAGGCAGCAGTGGTTTCCGGCTGCCCATAAAGGTCGATATCGAGCATATCGCCCTGCCGGATATTTCGCTCGCGGCGCCCCTGACCGGCCGCGCCTTCTCGCTTGCCGCCACCGGCAATCTCAGAGCTGATGGCGACGGCGGCGAGGCAATTATCAACGTCAACCGCCATCAGGTTGCCGACGCCAAACTCTCCGCCGATGTTGCCTTTACCCCGGCAAACAGCCACCTGCGGCTGAATGCCCAGCTTGCCGAACCGCAGGGCGGCCTGCTCGCTGGCTTTCTCGGTCTGCCCGGCAGCCCGGCCGTTAACATAGCGCTCAATGGCGAAGGCCCGATTTCGGATTGGAACGGCAAGCTGCAGGCAGCCCTCGATGGCCAGCAGCGCGCCTCACTGGAAGGCAAGCATGCGATTACGGCCGACGGCTTGCATCATCTCGACCTCAAGGGCGGCGGCGATGTGAGCTCGTTGCTCCCCATGGCATTCCGGCCGCTTTTTGCAGGCCAGACGAATATCGATGTATCCGCCACCTTCGACGATCACGGCAAGATCGATATTCAGACCGGCAATCTCGCCACCGGCAGCGTCGTCATCGCCGCATCCGGCACACTCGATCCTGCCGGCAACAACAGCCTGAATGCCAATGTGCTGGGCACCTCGGGTCCTGTCGATTTCCGCTGGCCGCTTGCCGATGGCGAAGCACGCTTCATGATTTCAGGCCTCAACCTGGCGATGACCGGACAGGCGCAGGCCGTGCGCATCAATGCGAGCGGATCGCTGGATTCCGCCACAATGCCGCAAGCCGACATCGGCAACGTCAAGCTGACGGCCAAGAGCGATGCCTTCAATCTCGCCAATGGCGCCGGCGATATCCAGCTGCGTCTCGTAGCCGGCGACGCGACATTCACCGAGCCCAACCTCAACCGCGCCGTTCGCGGCCCGATCACACTCGTCGCTCCGCTTCAGATTTCACGCAACGGCATCGGCTTCAACGGCACGACGATCGAAAGCGCCAATATCGGCGCCGATCTCAATGGCTCCTATCGCCTGGCTGACAATACACTGACCGGCAATGCGAAATTTGTCGTACAGCCCGCCGCGCTGCCGCCGGCCGTCGCTGAAAAGTTCGATGCGCCGATCAATCTCGAAACCCAGGTCGCCGGCACCATCCCCTCAAAGGTGGCGCTGTCGAACATCACAATCAAATCTCCGACCATCGAGGCAGGCGGCAACGTTGCGCTCGAGGATGACGTGCTGACAGCCGATCTCGCCGGCAAGCTTCCCGACATCGGCAAGCTGCTCTCAGGCACGAGCGGGGAAGCAGATTATAGCGTCAGAGCCAGCGGCACGCTTCCGGCGCTTGCGCTCACCGCCAATGTAAAAGCCGCCAGCCTGCAGATGGCCGATCGCAAGGTGGGCAATCTCAACATCGACCTGACGGGCTCTGCCGATCCCGCCGCTCCGCAGGGCCGCGTAGCCGGAACGGGCACGATCGACGGCCAGCCGATTGGGATCAACGGCGATGTCAGATCCGAAAACGGAACGATTTCTATCCCCGCGCTGACAGCCGATGTCGGCAGCAATCGCCTGACGGGCAATCTCACGCTTTCCTCAGGCATGACACCGGCGGGTGTGCTGACCTTTGACTTCCCGGATATCGGCCTGCTTGCCGCCCTCGGCGGCCAGAAGGCGGAAGGCGACCTCAAGGGCTCTGTCGATATCACCGGCAATGATGGCAAGATCGCCCTCAAGATTGCCGCCAACGGCAATGGCATTCGCCGCGACACGCTGACGATCGCAAAGCCTGCGATCGACGTGACCGTCAGCGATATCCAGGCTTTTGCCGCCAACGGCACGATACGGGCCGACGAATTCGGCATCGGTACCAACAAGCTTACCGGCATTGCGCTTGATTTCGCCCAGCAGCAAACCCGCACCGACTTCAATCTGAATGCCGGTTATGACGGCAATCCGCTGCAGGCGGGCGGCAGCGTGCAGTCTGCAGGCGGCATGATTGATCTCAGCCTTGACCATTTCGCCGCAAAGCCACGCAACATTCCGGTCGAACTGGCATCGCCGGCGCAGGTCAACGTCACCAAGGGAGTTGCCAGTCTGAACGGTCTGACCGTGAAGACCGGCAGCGGCTCGGTATCGGTTACCGGTTCTGCCGGTGAGACACTGAAGCTCGACGCCGTCATCACCGACCTGCCCGCAAGTCTCGCCAACAGCTTCGTCCCCAATCTCGCCGCTGACGGCGCGATTTCAGGGACGGTCAACGTGACCGGCACATCAGCCGCTCCCGTCGTCAATTTCAAGCTCGACTGGAAGGATGCAGCCACCAGTCATACGAAGGGTGCCGGCATCGCCCCTCTTGGTGTCTCCACATCAGGTACCTTCGCCGAAAACAAGCTGACATTCGACGGCGGCATTAGCGGCGCTGACGGTCTTTCCCTGAAGGCTGGGGGTGACGTTGGCCTGGCGGATCCGAACGGTCCAACTCTCAATATCAACGCCGACATCGTCAGTCTGCCGGCAAAGCTCGCCAACGGATTTGTTCCCGATCTTGCTGCCGAAGGCACGGTTTCGGGGACGGTCAACGCAACGGGCACGCCGGCGGCACCAGCGGCCGATTTCAAGCTGAACTGGAAAGGCGCCGCGACAAGCCAGACAAAGAGCGCCGGACTTGCCGGTCTGTCGCTCAACGCATCCGGCAGGTTTGCGGATAACAAGCTCGATTTCGATACGGCACTCACCGGCAAGGGCAAATTATCGCTGAAAGCTCTCGGCAACGTCGCGATTACCGGAGCCACGATCGGCAACATCAAGGTCGATGCCGAGCTTGCGAATGTCCCCGCGAATGTCGCCAATGGTTTCGTGAAGGATCTGGACGCCGGCGGAACGATTTCAGGCACCGCCTCGGCATCGGGGACGCTTGCCGCACCGGCTGCGGATTTCAAGCTCAGTTGGCAGGATGCCACGACACGGCACACCAAGACCGCCGGCCTGACCGGACTGGATCTTGCGGCAACAGGCCATTTTGCCGACCAGAAACTCGATTTCGATGCCAGCCTCACCGGACCGAAAACCTTGTCGCTGAAGGCGGCGGGCAATATCGAGCTTGTGGGGACGGCGGTGCGCAATCTCAAGGTCGATGCCGATCTCGCAAACCTTCCTGCCAATCTCGCCAACGGCTTCGTTCCCGATCTCGGCGCTGAAGGAACGATTTCCGGCAAGGCGTCGGCCTCGGGCTCGTTGCCGACACCGGCTGTCACCTTCGATCTCGCCTGGGCCAATGCGGCAACGCGCCAGACAAAGAGTAATGGCCTCACCGATCTTTCCGCCCGGGCCACCGGCAAATATGAAAATAACAGAGTCGATTTCGACGCCAATCTCGGCAGTGGCAATGGCGCGCTGCTGAAGGCGAACGGCGGGGTAACGATCGACGGCACCGCCATTCGCGACCTCGCCGTCAACGCTGACATTGCCGGACTGCCCGCAAACCTCGCCAATGGCTTCGTGCCCGGTCTTGGCGCCGAGGGCATAATCTCCGGCACTGCAGTCACCTCAGGCACGCCGACGGAGCCGGTGGTCGATTTCAAGCTCGACTGGACGAACGCGGCAACGCGCCAAACCAAGACCGCCGGTCTTTCTGGCCTCGCGCTTGCCGCTTCCGGCAAATATGTCACCAACCGTCTGGATTTCGACGCCAATCTCAATGGCAAGGGTGGCGTGTCGCTGAAAGCCGCCGGCAATCTCGCGCTGGCAGGCACCACGATCCAGGGCATCGATGCAAAGGCCGATATCACCAACCTGCCGGCCGCCGTCGCCAATGGTTTCGTCCCCGATATTGGAGCCGAAGGCATCATCACAGCGACGGCCACGGCCTCAGGATCACTGACCGCCCCGACGGCCAATTTCAAGATCGACTGGAAAAACGCCGGGACGAAACAGACGAGAACTGCCGGCCTCTCCGGCCTGGCGCTCGCCGCTTCGGGCAAACTCAATAAGGATCGGCTGGATTTCGATGCCAATCTCAACGGCAGCGGCGGCGTCTCGCTGAAGGCATCCGGCAATCTCGATATAGCCGGAACGACCATCAAGGGCGTCAACGCCAAGGCCGACGTCACCAATCTCCCGGCTGCCGTAGCCAACGGTTTTGTTCCGAACCTTGGTGCGGCCGGAGCCATCTCCGCAACCGCAACTGCTTCCGGCGCACTTCCCCTTCCCTCGGTTGATTTCAAGGTCGACTGGAAGAATGCCGAAACGAGCCAGACGAGGAGCGCCGGCCTTGCCCCGCTCACCATCGGCGCAAGCGGCAAGCTGGCCGACAACCGCCTGACGGTCGACACCAGCCTTGCCGGCGACGGCGGATTGTCGCTGAGAGGCGGCGGCAATCTCGCAATGACAGGCAACCGCGCCATGTCGATGCGTTTCAACGGCAGCCTTCCCTTCGCCGTTCTCGGCGCACAACTCGCCCAGCAAGGTCTCGTTGCCGAAGGCGTCGCCAATGTGAACCTGGAAGTCAGCGGTACGACGGCTGCCCCTGTTATCAACGGCACGGTCACCACGGATGGCGCAAAGCTGATCGACGTGCGCCGCAACCTCGCCCTCGAAGGCCTCGGCGCGACCATTACCTTCAACGGCCAGCAGGCCGTCATTTCTCGGCTGAACGGCAGGCTCGCAAGCGGCGGCTCTATTTCGGCCAGCGGCTCGGTCGGCATCAGCGGCACCTTCCCCGCCGACCTTTCCATTCGTCTGGATCATGCAGTCTATGTCGACGGCACTTTGGTTGTCGCAACCGTGGACGGGGCGCTCGGACTAAAGGGACCGTTGCTCTCCAATCCCATGCTTAATGGTAAGCTCCACATCGACAAGGCGTCGATCACCGTGCCGGAGAGGTTGCCGACGTCCCTGCGCGAAATCGATATACGCCACATCCACGCGCCGCCTGCAGTACTTGCCCAGCTCAAAAACAATGCGCAGCAGCAGCCACGGGAAAAGTCTTCGACCATAATGCTGGATATCCAGCTCGACGCGCCCTCGCAGATCTTCGTGCGCGGCCGTGGCATCGACGCGGAAGTCGGCGGCAACATTACGATCCGCGGCTCGGCCGCAGCACCCGAAGTTGCCGGCGCCTTCACCATGCGCCGCGGGCGTCTGACGATCCTCAACCGCCGCCTCGATTTCTCCGACCGCAGCCGCATCACTTTCGCCGGTGACCTGACGCCCGCCCTCGACATGGAAGCAACCTCCACCTCGGGCAGCACGACGCTGACAGTCGATGTTGCCGGCCTTGCGACTGACCCCGCTATCACCTTCTCCTCCTCGCCGGCCCTGCCGCAGGATGAAGTGCTGGCCCAGCTGATCTTCGGCCAGTCCATGTCACGCCTTTCTCCGGTGCAGATCGCCCAGCTTGCCGATGCCGTCAGCCAGCTCGCCGGCAACCGCTCGACCTCGCTCTTCGAAGGTCTGCGCAACCAACTCGGCGTCGATGATCTCGACATCAGCACCGACTCGAAGGGCCAGACCAGTGTCAGCGTCGGCCGCTATCTCAACGAGCGGACCTATTTCGAGCTGCAACAGGGCGGAGAAGCCGGTGCCAAGGCGATTATCAATCTCGATGTCGGCCGCGGCGTGAAGCTGCGCGGTGCCGCCGGCGGCAACGGATCGGGCGAAGCCGGGATCGTCTACGAGCACGAGTATTGAGGCCGGGCTAGAAGCTCGTCTTGCTGGTCTTGAGCAGAATGTTGGTTTCGGTCGTGTTGATACCGTCGACGAGACGTATCCGGCGCAGCGTTTCATCGAAAGAGGCGAGGTCCCGATCCTCGAGCTCGGCGACGAAATCCCATTTGCCGTTGGTGCTGTGCAATGCGCGTACCTGGGGCAGGCCACGCAATTGGGCAGCAACCTTGTCGGCAAGCTTGCCATGCACTTCGATCATGACGATCGCCCGAACGCCGGCCGAACGTGTCTCGTGACCGGTGCGGATGGTAAAGCCGGCGATCGTCCCGTTTTCCACGAGCCGGTCGATGCGGGCAGTCACCGTTGCACGCGAAGCGCCGGTCAGCGCCGCAAGCGACGAAACGGAGATTCGCGCATTGTGCCGAAGCGCACTCAAAAGCTCGTTGTCGAGGTCGTCCATGATTTCACTTTGTCAAATTAGCCTTATCAATCTGCGCAATCATAATCCATTTCTGACACTTTTCCATCTATTTGCCGCCGCGTCTTTATCCCACTATCGGCCAAAACAGGCCTCACAACGGAGCCCTACGAATGGAAGTACAATCTCAATCTGTCGCCCTCGTCGGTGTTCCCCTTGAGGAGGGTTCCGGCCGCAGAGGCGCGGGCATGGGCCCGACAGCATTGCGTATCGCAGGCATCGACAAGGCTCTGGCCGAGCTCGGCCACACAGTCGTCGATACGGGCGATCTCAGCGTCGTCCCGGCCAGGGACCTTCCCAATCATCCGAAAGCGCATAATCTCCGCGTGGTCGGCGCCTACACGCGCGCGCTCGAAGCAGCCACATATGACGCAGCGAAAGCCGGCCATTTCCCGCTGATCCTCGGTGGCGACCACAGCCTTTCCATGGGTAGCGTCTCAGGCATGGCGCGTTATGCCGCCGAAAAGGGCCGCCCGCTCTTCGTCCTTTGGCTCGACGCCCATTCGGATTTCAATACGCCCGAGACCTCGCCGTCAGGCAATATTCACGGCATGCCCGTCGCCTTCTTCTGCGGCCTGGCGGATTTTGCAGAGATCCTGCCGAGGGACCGCGCATTCGTCGATCCGGAGAAGATCTTTCAGGTGGGCATCCGCTCAGTCGATGCGGCCGAGCGGGTCGAAATCCGCAGGCACGGCGTCAATGTCTTCGATATGCGTTCACTCGACGAACAGGGCGTGGCCGTGATCCTTCGCCAGATTCTGGAAACGGTCGAGAAGGCGAACGGCCTGCTGCATGTCAGTTTCGATGTCGATTTCCTCGATCCGGATTTTGCGCCCGGCGTAGGCACCACCGTTCCCGGCGGCGCCACCTTCCGCGAAGCGCACCTCATCATGGAGATGCTGTCCGACAGCGGCCTCGTCTCCTCGCTCGACCTCGTCGAACTCAATCCTTTCCTTGATGATCGCGGCAAGAGCGCCCGCATCATGGTGGAGATGACGGCAAGCCTCTTCGGTCGCCGCATCTTCGATCGTCCTACACGCGCCGCATAAGGGAGCACCGGCCATGAACATCTCGTCGAACCTCATCGCCACCGAACAGCGTCTTGGAGCCAATAACTACAAGCCGCTCGATGTCGTGCTGACGCGAGGAGAAGGTGTTCATGTCTGGGATACGGATGGCAAGCGCTACCTCGATTGCCTCTCGGCCTATTCCGCCGTCAACCAAGGCCATTGCCATCCGAAGATCCTTGCCGCCATGGTCGAGCAGGCCGGCCGTCTGACGCTCACCTCGCGCGCCTTCCGCAACGACCAGCTCGCTTATCTCTATGAGGAGCTGGCTGCACTCACAGGCTCCCACAAGATCCTGCCGATGAACTCCGGCGCGGAAGCCGTGGAGACCGCCATCAAGGCGGTTCGCAAATGGGGTTATGAGGTAAAAGGTGTGCCGGAAGGCAGGGCGGAGATCATCGTCTGCGCCAATAATTTCCATGGCCGTACGCTGAGCATCATCAGCTTTTCGACGGACCCTGATGCCCGTACCGGCTTCGGGCCCTATACGCCGGGCTTTCGCGTCGTTCCCTTCGGCGATGCCGAGGCCTTCGAAGCGGCCATCAATGCGAATACCGTCGCGGCACTGATCGAGCCGATCCAGGGCGAGGCTGGCGTTATCATCCCTCCGGCCGGTTACTTCACCCGCGTACGTGAACTCTGCACGGCAAACAACGTCACGCTCATCCTCGACGAAATCCAGACTGGTCTCGGGCGCACCGGCAAGCTGCTCGCCGAAGAACACGAAGGCATTGAAGCCGACGTGACGCTCATCGGAAAGGCGCTTTCCGGCGGCTTCTATCCGGTCTCGGCCGTACTTTCGAATTCGGAAGTCCTCGGCGTGCTCAAGCCCGGCCAGCACGGCTCGACCTTCGGCGGCAACCCGCTGGCCTGCGCGGTCGCCCGCGCGGCACTGAAAGTGCTGACCGAAGAAGGGATGATCGAGAACGCCGAGACGATGGGCAACTATTTCCTCGAAGGTCTTCGCTCGATCCGCTCCAACATCGTCAAGGAGGTGCGCGGACGTGGTCTTATGCTCGCGATCGAACTGGAGCCGGAAGCCGGTGGCGCCCGGCAATATTGCTACGCCTTGAAAGATCGCGGCCTGCTCGCCAAGGATACGCACGACCATACGATACGATTCGCGCCGCCGCTGGTCATCACCAGGGAAGAGGTCGATTGGGCCGTCTCGCAAATCGAAAAGTCGATAACCTAAAGTAAAACCAGATTTATCTTACAACCATTACTATCTACCGGAGGAGAAAAACTAATTCTCCTCCATAAAAATTTGTAAAAGTGGCGCAATAATCCGATTAAATCTGGATTTGGTTACTCATTATTAATCCTGAAAATCATACTTAATCGATGTGAATGTCGCTAATCCTGAGCCTTGGAGCCACAGATCGAGATTCACGATAACATTGATACCGATTCACCTCGTTTGTGAAGCAGGACAGACTTCAAGTATTGTCGGATATACTGCAATGTTGTGGCAGGTCCGCATTACTCAAATCCGGTCCATTCTCCGAGAGATCGGCTGGTAGCAACCACACATCGGAGGGTCGGAATGTCATTGTTTTCGCTGGGTGCGACGCCGGATTCACGCGCGATTGTCACAGCTCTCATGAAGTCGCAGGCGACGATCGAATTCGACCTGCAGGGAAAGATCCTGAATGCGAACGAGAATTTCTGCCGAGCGCTGGGCTACAAGCTAAGCGACATTGTCGGCAAGCATCACAGTATTTTCTGTGAGCCGGACTATGTTGCCTCCCCGGCCTACCGGGAATTCTGGCAGAAGCTCGGCAGAGGCGAATTCGATACCGGTGAATACAAGCGCATTGGCAAGGATGGCCGCGAAGTCTGGATCCAGGCGAGCTACAACCCGCTGATGTCGGGCGGCAAACCCTATAAGATCGTCAAGCTGGCAAGCGACGTGACCGCCGCCAAGCTGAAAGCCGCTGATGCCGAAGGCAAGATC
This genomic window contains:
- a CDS encoding glycine zipper domain-containing protein — its product is MKKVLVLALIGLSIASCTPTQQGAGIGAASGAVIGGVVTGDVRGAAVGAAIGGVSGALIGRVAEQPGQCYYRDRYGRRYIDDCR
- a CDS encoding autotransporter assembly complex protein TamA, giving the protein MRIRGTGLRTGIAYRAGAMVVVAAAAAFSPVLVGNAYAFKLFGITIFGKDEDENLQVPDPVRYDIDLETGTADSDLKEALENSSRLVGDKSRPVSGDLGIVVKARDDRERLIATLYEKARYGGVVTITIDGRNIDDLPPNPTFDRSKPVPVKVDIAPGPVFTVDEVQFGGDAAHRNPADYDLAPGEQAGSLAIIKAGDTIVDQLKSEGRPFAKLTERRVVADHSKNTVDIVLAAEGGPVAPIGDVGVTGEERVKPEFIQRYSRLQKGEAYSPEALRKAGERLRALGVFSSVTIHESDALASDGTLPMTIEVSEGKRRYLGIGAQYSTIDGFGVNGYWGHRNLFGGAESLRIEGAVSRLGEASDLGDLDYSAGILFTKPGFIHPSATLKAGIVAKTQNPDAYNAKLITASLGLSYELTDQDTISAAGEVSFENDDDAFGNNNYLTFTLPITYDRDARDDKFNPTGGYHATLSAKPGYEFMNGTVYSAFEGSISGYLGLGAEDGVVLAGKLAAGTLIGGDGVQDIPATQRFFAGGGGSVRGYGYQEISPYNENDEATGGRSYVIGSFEARIRITDTIGVVPFIDVGTVSDSIAPDFSDIRAGAGAGIRYATPFGPLRLDFAVPLNKYDGGTEYGIYAGIGQSF
- a CDS encoding translocation/assembly module TamB domain-containing protein; its protein translation is MQMLAKIMNWIMRLVGYGLGAVLILAVIALAIFGFTSFGARIITENVASALSNRDMTISVREPEGLLTGGLRAAEITLSDTRGTFAEVRGIAIDWNPLALLTGTFSAKQVSVASIDVRRKPVRTLPSRPAPPEEQGSSGFRLPIKVDIEHIALPDISLAAPLTGRAFSLAATGNLRADGDGGEAIINVNRHQVADAKLSADVAFTPANSHLRLNAQLAEPQGGLLAGFLGLPGSPAVNIALNGEGPISDWNGKLQAALDGQQRASLEGKHAITADGLHHLDLKGGGDVSSLLPMAFRPLFAGQTNIDVSATFDDHGKIDIQTGNLATGSVVIAASGTLDPAGNNSLNANVLGTSGPVDFRWPLADGEARFMISGLNLAMTGQAQAVRINASGSLDSATMPQADIGNVKLTAKSDAFNLANGAGDIQLRLVAGDATFTEPNLNRAVRGPITLVAPLQISRNGIGFNGTTIESANIGADLNGSYRLADNTLTGNAKFVVQPAALPPAVAEKFDAPINLETQVAGTIPSKVALSNITIKSPTIEAGGNVALEDDVLTADLAGKLPDIGKLLSGTSGEADYSVRASGTLPALALTANVKAASLQMADRKVGNLNIDLTGSADPAAPQGRVAGTGTIDGQPIGINGDVRSENGTISIPALTADVGSNRLTGNLTLSSGMTPAGVLTFDFPDIGLLAALGGQKAEGDLKGSVDITGNDGKIALKIAANGNGIRRDTLTIAKPAIDVTVSDIQAFAANGTIRADEFGIGTNKLTGIALDFAQQQTRTDFNLNAGYDGNPLQAGGSVQSAGGMIDLSLDHFAAKPRNIPVELASPAQVNVTKGVASLNGLTVKTGSGSVSVTGSAGETLKLDAVITDLPASLANSFVPNLAADGAISGTVNVTGTSAAPVVNFKLDWKDAATSHTKGAGIAPLGVSTSGTFAENKLTFDGGISGADGLSLKAGGDVGLADPNGPTLNINADIVSLPAKLANGFVPDLAAEGTVSGTVNATGTPAAPAADFKLNWKGAATSQTKSAGLAGLSLNASGRFADNKLDFDTALTGKGKLSLKALGNVAITGATIGNIKVDAELANVPANVANGFVKDLDAGGTISGTASASGTLAAPAADFKLSWQDATTRHTKTAGLTGLDLAATGHFADQKLDFDASLTGPKTLSLKAAGNIELVGTAVRNLKVDADLANLPANLANGFVPDLGAEGTISGKASASGSLPTPAVTFDLAWANAATRQTKSNGLTDLSARATGKYENNRVDFDANLGSGNGALLKANGGVTIDGTAIRDLAVNADIAGLPANLANGFVPGLGAEGIISGTAVTSGTPTEPVVDFKLDWTNAATRQTKTAGLSGLALAASGKYVTNRLDFDANLNGKGGVSLKAAGNLALAGTTIQGIDAKADITNLPAAVANGFVPDIGAEGIITATATASGSLTAPTANFKIDWKNAGTKQTRTAGLSGLALAASGKLNKDRLDFDANLNGSGGVSLKASGNLDIAGTTIKGVNAKADVTNLPAAVANGFVPNLGAAGAISATATASGALPLPSVDFKVDWKNAETSQTRSAGLAPLTIGASGKLADNRLTVDTSLAGDGGLSLRGGGNLAMTGNRAMSMRFNGSLPFAVLGAQLAQQGLVAEGVANVNLEVSGTTAAPVINGTVTTDGAKLIDVRRNLALEGLGATITFNGQQAVISRLNGRLASGGSISASGSVGISGTFPADLSIRLDHAVYVDGTLVVATVDGALGLKGPLLSNPMLNGKLHIDKASITVPERLPTSLREIDIRHIHAPPAVLAQLKNNAQQQPREKSSTIMLDIQLDAPSQIFVRGRGIDAEVGGNITIRGSAAAPEVAGAFTMRRGRLTILNRRLDFSDRSRITFAGDLTPALDMEATSTSGSTTLTVDVAGLATDPAITFSSSPALPQDEVLAQLIFGQSMSRLSPVQIAQLADAVSQLAGNRSTSLFEGLRNQLGVDDLDISTDSKGQTSVSVGRYLNERTYFELQQGGEAGAKAIINLDVGRGVKLRGAAGGNGSGEAGIVYEHEY
- a CDS encoding Lrp/AsnC family transcriptional regulator; protein product: MDDLDNELLSALRHNARISVSSLAALTGASRATVTARIDRLVENGTIAGFTIRTGHETRSAGVRAIVMIEVHGKLADKVAAQLRGLPQVRALHSTNGKWDFVAELEDRDLASFDETLRRIRLVDGINTTETNILLKTSKTSF
- the rocF gene encoding arginase, which translates into the protein MEVQSQSVALVGVPLEEGSGRRGAGMGPTALRIAGIDKALAELGHTVVDTGDLSVVPARDLPNHPKAHNLRVVGAYTRALEAATYDAAKAGHFPLILGGDHSLSMGSVSGMARYAAEKGRPLFVLWLDAHSDFNTPETSPSGNIHGMPVAFFCGLADFAEILPRDRAFVDPEKIFQVGIRSVDAAERVEIRRHGVNVFDMRSLDEQGVAVILRQILETVEKANGLLHVSFDVDFLDPDFAPGVGTTVPGGATFREAHLIMEMLSDSGLVSSLDLVELNPFLDDRGKSARIMVEMTASLFGRRIFDRPTRAA